One region of Faecalibacter bovis genomic DNA includes:
- a CDS encoding SusC/RagA family TonB-linked outer membrane protein, with protein MRVLKQSLIALVFSCPAILMAQNIVKGSVTDQTTNTTLSGAEVTNITSGNSVVADEKGSFTIEANDGDIIVISYFGYDDQEYTYTGQDQIQFSLIKSSETNLEEVVVIGYGTAKKEDVTGAVNQISEKDFNKGSITSAQELVTGKIAGVVVTSAGGAPGDGQNIIIRGNSSLSLTSQPLYVIDGVPIEGGVAGSRNALDFINPNDIETMTILKDASATAIYGSRAANGVVLVTTKKGKGKKFTYNYNATTSIYQPTDFVDVMDGNEFRTLVQQVGTPAEISRLGNANTNWQKEIYKIAAGFDHSFSAMGNIGGKMPSRFSLSNTDQNGILKGDNLNRTTASMSLTPSFFDDHLKFELNARGSYIENIFANRGAIGAAVEYDPTQPIYSGADIYGGYHTWMDGPVKHNLAPTNPVALLNEQNDTAEVRRFVGNAKMDYKLHFLPSVTATVNVGYDIANSNGRNIVSANMPNPSLSWDGSYYKYNNQNYNKLLDAYLTFNKDFGLHNLNVVAGYGYQYFNFYNDSYNSELREQGNPQYEFVDRDHYSLLSYFGRFNYNFDNKYIVTGTLRADASSKFDIGEKWGYFPSVAVAWNMTNEEFLKGSSVVSDLKLRAGFGQVGNSNGLGTFKYMTRYDISQSTAYYQFGNQFYQTYRPSPRSEGLKWEVAQTLNIGLDYSLFKNRIYGSIDVYQKKTKDLIANVYIDPFTNFGNMIDKNIGDMENKGIEFSINADIVKSRDVDFKVGYNIALNDNEITNLSTDNYVGGIDGATGNNIQIHREGNAPYSFYVYKQVYDANGRPIEGAYVDINEDGIINDKDRYIHKDPYADITMGFNTYFRYKNWDLAASARANIGNYVYNNTASAKGYSRKATGNGQNYLSNVHRDFYNTGFVNITESNLLSDHYIEDASFLRIDNITLGYNLNEPIKGMNVRLYGAVQNVAVFTDYSGIDPEIFGGIDNNVYPRPRTFVFGLNVKF; from the coding sequence GTTTTAAAGCAATCTCTTATCGCTTTAGTTTTTTCATGCCCAGCCATTTTAATGGCACAAAATATTGTTAAAGGATCTGTTACAGATCAAACTACAAATACTACATTAAGTGGTGCGGAAGTTACAAATATTACTTCTGGAAATTCTGTAGTTGCTGACGAAAAAGGAAGCTTTACAATAGAGGCAAACGACGGTGATATAATTGTAATCAGCTATTTTGGTTACGATGATCAAGAATATACTTATACAGGGCAAGACCAAATTCAATTTTCATTAATAAAATCTTCTGAAACTAATCTGGAAGAAGTTGTTGTAATTGGATATGGTACTGCGAAAAAAGAAGATGTTACTGGTGCTGTAAATCAGATTTCTGAAAAGGACTTCAACAAAGGTTCTATCACATCTGCACAAGAATTAGTTACAGGTAAAATAGCTGGTGTTGTAGTTACATCTGCTGGTGGTGCTCCTGGAGACGGACAAAACATTATTATCCGTGGAAATAGCTCTTTATCTTTAACTTCTCAACCATTATATGTAATTGATGGTGTTCCTATTGAAGGTGGTGTTGCTGGATCTCGTAATGCTTTAGATTTCATTAATCCAAATGATATTGAAACGATGACTATCTTAAAAGATGCATCAGCTACAGCTATCTATGGATCTCGTGCTGCAAATGGAGTAGTTTTAGTTACTACTAAAAAGGGTAAGGGAAAGAAATTTACATATAACTATAACGCAACAACATCTATTTATCAACCAACTGATTTTGTAGATGTAATGGACGGAAATGAATTCCGCACGTTAGTACAACAAGTAGGAACTCCTGCTGAAATTTCTCGTTTAGGAAATGCAAATACAAATTGGCAGAAAGAAATTTATAAAATAGCTGCTGGTTTTGATCATAGTTTCAGTGCAATGGGTAATATTGGTGGTAAAATGCCTTCAAGATTCTCATTATCTAACACTGATCAAAATGGTATTTTAAAAGGAGATAATTTGAATAGAACAACAGCTTCTATGTCGTTAACTCCATCTTTCTTTGATGACCATTTAAAATTTGAGTTAAACGCTCGAGGTTCTTATATCGAAAATATTTTCGCTAACAGAGGTGCAATTGGTGCGGCAGTAGAATACGACCCAACACAACCAATTTATTCTGGTGCTGATATTTACGGTGGTTACCACACATGGATGGATGGTCCTGTAAAACACAATTTAGCGCCTACAAACCCAGTTGCTTTATTAAACGAACAAAATGATACGGCAGAGGTTAGACGTTTTGTGGGTAATGCAAAAATGGATTATAAATTACATTTTTTACCTTCTGTAACTGCAACTGTTAATGTAGGTTACGACATCGCTAATTCTAACGGTAGAAATATTGTTTCTGCAAACATGCCAAATCCATCTTTATCATGGGATGGTTCTTATTACAAATACAACAACCAAAATTATAACAAGTTACTTGACGCATATTTAACTTTCAATAAAGATTTTGGTTTACATAATTTAAACGTTGTAGCTGGATATGGATACCAATATTTTAACTTCTATAACGATAGCTATAATAGTGAATTACGCGAACAAGGAAATCCTCAATACGAATTCGTAGATAGAGATCACTACAGTCTATTATCTTACTTCGGACGTTTCAACTACAACTTCGATAACAAATATATCGTTACCGGAACATTACGTGCAGATGCTTCTTCAAAATTTGACATAGGAGAAAAATGGGGTTACTTCCCATCTGTTGCAGTTGCATGGAATATGACAAATGAAGAATTCTTAAAAGGATCTTCTGTAGTAAGCGATTTAAAATTAAGAGCTGGTTTTGGTCAAGTTGGTAACTCTAATGGTTTAGGTACTTTCAAGTACATGACACGTTACGACATCTCTCAATCAACAGCTTATTACCAATTCGGAAATCAATTTTACCAAACTTACCGCCCTTCTCCACGAAGCGAAGGTTTAAAATGGGAAGTTGCACAAACATTAAATATTGGTCTTGATTACTCTTTATTCAAAAATAGAATTTACGGTTCTATCGATGTTTACCAAAAGAAAACAAAAGATTTAATTGCTAATGTTTACATAGATCCATTTACAAACTTTGGAAATATGATCGATAAAAATATCGGTGATATGGAAAATAAAGGGATCGAATTTAGCATTAATGCTGATATCGTAAAAAGTAGAGATGTAGATTTTAAAGTTGGTTATAATATCGCATTAAACGACAACGAAATCACTAATTTATCTACAGATAACTACGTTGGAGGAATTGATGGTGCTACTGGTAACAACATTCAAATTCACCGTGAAGGTAATGCACCTTACAGTTTCTACGTTTACAAACAAGTTTACGACGCAAATGGTCGCCCAATCGAAGGAGCTTATGTAGATATTAACGAAGATGGAATTATCAACGATAAAGACCGTTACATTCATAAAGATCCTTATGCTGATATCACAATGGGATTCAATACTTATTTCCGTTACAAAAACTGGGATTTAGCTGCATCAGCTCGTGCTAATATCGGTAACTACGTTTATAACAATACAGCTTCTGCAAAAGGATATAGCCGTAAAGCAACTGGTAACGGACAAAATTATTTATCTAACGTTCATAGAGATTTTTACAATACTGGTTTCGTAAACATTACAGAATCTAATTTATTAAGCGATCACTATATCGAAGATGCATCATTCTTACGTATTGATAATATTACATTAGGTTACAACTTAAACGAGCCTATCAAAGGAATGAATGTACGTTTATACGGAGCGGTACAAAACGTTGCAGTATTTACAGATTACAGTGGTATTGATCCTGAAATCTTTGGAGGAATTGATAACAATGTTTATCCAAGACCTAGAACATTTGTATTTGGTTTAAATGTTAAATTCTAA